CAGCATACCCACCAAAGCCATCCTCATGGTTACCCACAACATCGAGGAGGCCGTGTTCATGGCCAACCGGGTGGTAGCCATGCAGAAGGACCCGGGCAGGATCATCGCCCAGCTCGAGGTGCCTTTGGAGCACCCCCGTGACCCCAAGTCGCGCCCTTTCATCGAGATCCTCGATCGCGTCTACGCCATCCTGGCCGGGCAGACCCAGCCCGAGGCGGTGGAGCTGGGGTCGGCCCCGGGCGAGCCCGGGCCCACTAGGCCGCTGATGAACGTAGGCGTGAGTGAGCTCTCCGGCCTGCTGGAGCATCTGTCTGCCGCTCCCGACAACTCCGCCGACATCTACCAGCTATCGGAGCAGCTCAAGATCGGTTCGGACCCGCTCCTGGCCCTGAGCGAAGCGGCTGAGCTGCTTGGGTTCGCCACCGTGTCTCAAGGCGACATCAGGCTGACACCGCTGGGCGAAACCTTCGCCGAAGCCAGCATCCAGACCCGAAAGGAGATCTTCGCCACGCGCGCCCGCCGAGTTCCTCTCATCCGTTGGCTTCTGGCGCTACTGGCAGCGGCTGAGGGCAGGAGGCTGCCTCGTGACCTGGTACTCACCGCCCTCGAATTGGAGTTCCCTCCCGACCAGGCCGAGGAACAGCTTGACACGGCCATCAGCTGGGGTCGCTACGCTGAGCTCCTCGCCTACGACGTCCGGGACGGGGTGCTCTACCTTGAGCCCGCTGGAGCCCAGATAGCGGCCTAACCGGGCTGTCCCGCTATCGCCCGGACATCTGCGCCGCCCTCGGGAGGAGATGTGGATCGCTGCACCGAACTCAGCCTGAACCCGTCGGCAGTACGCACTCGCCTGTGCCGCTTCATCCGCCGGGGTTGCGCCAGTGCCGGCCGCCGACGGGCCGTCCTCGGCCTCTCCGGCGGCCTGGATTCCGCCGTCGTCTGCTACCTGGCCGCGGAGGCTCTGGGGCCCGAGAACGTGCTAGCGGTGACCATGCCCTACGCTACTTCGTCCCCCGCCTCGCTGGCAGACGCCCTGGAGGTGGTAGCGAGGACGGGTGTGCAGCGACAGCACGTGGACATCACGCCGTTCGTGGATCCCCTCTTCGCCGCCCTCCCCGACATGGACCGCCGGCGCAAGGGGAACGCCATGGCCCGGGCTCGCATGATCGTGCTCTACGACCGCAGCGAAGCCTTCCAGGGGCTGGTCCTGGGCACGGGCAACAAGACCGAAATCCTGCTAGGATACTCCACTCTCTACGGCGACAGCGCCTGTGCCCTTGCCCCCATCGGCGATCTGTACAAGACCCAAGTCCGGCAATTGGCCGCCGCCCTGAATGTGCCGGAGTCCATACTGGCCAAACCCCCCACGGCCGACCTGTGGCCCGGCCAGACCGACGAGGACGACCTGGGCCTAACCTACGCTGAGGCCGACGCCATCCTGCATCTGCTGTTCGACGCCCGGCTCTCCCCCGCCCAGGTCCAGAACCGGGGCTATCGGGAAGAGGCGGTGAGGCGCGTCTGTGACTTAGTGCGGAAGAATCGGTTCAAGCGTCGGCTCCCCCGCGTGGCCAGAATCGGCGCTGGTGCCTAACCCACCGAGGCGGGAGCCGACGAGGCGCCCCCGCCTCGGGACTAGCGGCTCCGATAGTACCGCGGCGTAGCGGTTGGGTTCTTGCGCGCCTGGAAAGGGCGAGCCGTTAACGAGCGAAGGGGGCAGCATCTGCTGCTGCCCCCTGGCGATGACGTCGTCTGCTACTGCAGCACGACCTTGGCTCCCTCGGCCTGGAGCGCTTCTTGCGCCTTCTGCGCTTCCTCCTTGGTGACGGCCTCGAGCACCTTGGCCGGAGCGCTCTCTACCAGCTCCTTGGCTTCCTTCAGCCCCAGACTGGTGAGCTGACGCACCACCTTGATCACCTGGATCTTCTTGTCGCCCACTTCCTGGAGAACGACGTCGAACTCGGTCTTCTCCTCTTCCTCCTCGGGCTGTACCACGGCCGGACCGGCCGCCACTGCCACGGGAGCCGCTGCCGTCACCCCGAAGCGCTCCTCCAGGGCCTTGACCAGTTCCGCCAGCTCCAAAACACTCATCTGCTCCACGGCGTGGATGAGTTCTTCCTTCGTCATCTCTCTGCCCTCCGCACTCTGATACTGGGCCGGCCCGCTATGAAGCCTGCCCCTCCAGCTGATCTATCCGCGCCTGCAGGACGTACAACATGCTTCGTAGCACCCCGCCGAGCACGCTTACCAAACCGTAGATGGGAGCCTGCAGCCCTCCCACCACCTTGGCCAGCAACTCCTCCCGGCTGGGGAGGCCGGCCAGTTGCTGGAACTCCTCCGCTCCCAGGACGGCCTGTCCCAGCAGCCCGCCGTAGACGGACAGCCCTTCCATATCCCGAGCAAACCCAGACAAGGTCTTGGCAGGCGACGTCGGGTCGCCCAGGCAGAACACGGCCAGCGTGGGTCCGTCCAGGATCTGACCTACCGCCTCCTTGCCCGCCCGCTGGGCCGCGATCAGGAAGAGCCGGTTTCGCAGCACCTCGACCCGTGTCTCCTCGCGAGCCATGGCCTCCCGCACGCGCTCCATCTCGCCTACCGTCAGGCCAGTGTAGTGAGCGAGGAAGAAGGCGCGGCTGGAGTCAAGGTTCTCCTCGTACTCCTTGACCAGAGCCTGCTTCTCCTGTCTACTGATCGCCACCGATAGCTACCTCCACATTCCCGCCGACAGAAACAGGCCCTGGCGCCAACGACGCAAGGGCCCGCGTGTACCCACTTCGGGACCTCGCCTCGGCAGGCGTCCATTAAGCATCGCTCGATGCGCCGGCTGTCTTCGGCAAGGTGCTATTGCTTTGGCCGGCCTTCTACCGATAGGCCGGTACGATGTTCATACTACACCAGAGCTTGGGCCTCGGCCACATCCACCTTCACGCCGGGGCCCATGGTGCTGGTCACCGTGATACGGCGAATGAACTGGCCCCGAGCGGCCGGAGGGCGGGACCGGATCACCTCGGCCATGAGCGCCGCGAAGTTCTCTCGCAACTTCTCCACCTCGAACGAGGTGTTGCCGATGGCCACGTGCAGGTTGGCACCCCGGTCCACCCGAAACTCGACTCGCCCCCGCTTGGCCTCCGACACCACACGCACGAGGTCCTCCGGCTGCACCACTGTGCCCACCCGAGGGTTGGGCATCAGGCCCCTGGGGCCCAGGATGCGGCCCAGACGGCCTACTTTGCCCATCATCTGCGGCACAGCGATGGCCAGGTCGAAGTCCAGCCAACCGCCCTGAATCCGCTCCACCAGATCGTCTCCACCGACGTAATCGGCCCCGGCCTCCTCCGCGATGCGCTGAGCCTCGCCCTCGGCGAAGACCAGCACCCTCACCTCCTTGCCCGTTCCGTGGGGGAGCACCACGGTGCCTCGCACCTGCTGATCGGCGTGTCTCGGGTCCACGCCCAGGCGCATGTGCACCTCAACCGTCCCGTCGAACTTGGTGAAGCTGGTATCCTTCACCAGTTGGAGCGCCTCGGTTACTCCGTAGGCTCGCCGGCCGTCTACTTTGGCCGCGGCCTCCAAGTACTTCCTGCCTCTGCTACTCAATGCCACCTCCCGTGGTATTGACGAGCTCACGCTCTCCCACTGCTGATGCGCGCCCTAATCCTCTTCTATCCGGAAGCCCATGCTACGGGCGCTCCCCTCGATCTGGCGCATGGCCGCTTCGAGGTCACGAGCATTCAGATCGCGCATCTTGGCCTCTGCGATCTCGCGGATCTGCTGCCGCGTCACCGTAGCCACCCGCTGCCCCCCCGGGTCTCCCGAGCCCTTCTCCACTCCGGCCGCGCGCTTGAGCAGGTCACTCGCCGGAGGGCTCTTGGTCTCAAAGGTGAAAGACCGGTCCTGATACACGGTAATCTCGGCCGGGACGATGGCCCCCGCCATGGAGGCCGTCCTAGCGTTGTATTCCTTGCAGAACGCCATGATGTTCACGCCGTGCTGCCCCAGAGCCGGCCCAACCGGCGGAGCCGGCGTCGCCTTGCCAGCGGGGATCTGCAGTTTGACCACCGCCATCACTTTCTTCGCCATCTATGCCCCCTAGACTGCCGCTACAAGAAGCGGGCGGTCAGATCTCCTCCACCTGCAGGAAGTCCAGCTCGATGGGGGTATCTCGACCGAAGAAGTTGACCATGACCCGCACCTTGCGCCGGTCGTTGTCAATGGTGTCCACCGTCCCGATGAAGTCGGCAAACGGCCCATCGGTGATACGGACCTTGGACCCGGGCTGGAAGGACACTCGCACCCGCGGGGCGCCCGCCTCCATGCGCTGCATGATCTTGGCGACCTCGTCCTCCAAGAGCGGTGTCGGGTCCTTGCCGCTGCCCACGAAACCCGTCACTCCGGGCGTGTTGCGGACGACCGTCCACGAGTGATCGTTCAGGATCATGTTGACCAGAACGTATCCGGGGAAGATACGCCGCTCTACCGTTCGCCTCTGGCCCTGGTGCAGCTCCACCACCTCCTCCGTGGGCACGACCACGTCGAAGATGAGGTCTCCGGCGGCCATGGATTCCACACGGTGGAGCAGATTCTGCCGCACCTTGTTCTCGTACCCGGAGTAGGTATGCACCACGTACCAGTGGCTAGCCGGTCTTTCCTCGGCCTCTCCTTCGGCTTCTGGCCCAGCCTCAGCCTCAGCCTCGGCTTCAGCCTCGGCCGCGACAGGTGCAGCCGCGTCGGCCCCATTGCCTTCCTCTGGCGCCCCCAACTCGTCCCAGCCGTCCTCTCTGTTCTTGTCTTCCATAACACCAACCGCAGTCAGTCAATACTCCCCGATCATCGGCGGCGGCCGACGGTCACCCACCAGACGCCCCCGGCGATCGCCAGCACCAATGACACTCCAATGGCTATGACATCGAGCGCCAATACCCGGCTGACGTACCAGGCAAAGATGTAGTCCACCAGCGCCAGGAAGGCGGCGAGGGCCGTCGTCACCGCGAGCACGATCCCCGTTAGGCGCAGCGCCTGCTCGCGCGTAGGCCAGGTCACCCGCCCGATCTCTGCTCGCGTCTCCTTTATATAGTCCCGTGCTCGGCTGATCAGGCCGTCGCCGCGCTTGGTTCGCACCGCAGTCTTGCTCACGTGTTCACCCGACC
The Anaerolineae bacterium genome window above contains:
- a CDS encoding NAD+ synthase — its product is MARTSAPPSGGDVDRCTELSLNPSAVRTRLCRFIRRGCASAGRRRAVLGLSGGLDSAVVCYLAAEALGPENVLAVTMPYATSSPASLADALEVVARTGVQRQHVDITPFVDPLFAALPDMDRRRKGNAMARARMIVLYDRSEAFQGLVLGTGNKTEILLGYSTLYGDSACALAPIGDLYKTQVRQLAAALNVPESILAKPPTADLWPGQTDEDDLGLTYAEADAILHLLFDARLSPAQVQNRGYREEAVRRVCDLVRKNRFKRRLPRVARIGAGA
- the rplL gene encoding 50S ribosomal protein L7/L12 → MTKEELIHAVEQMSVLELAELVKALEERFGVTAAAPVAVAAGPAVVQPEEEEEKTEFDVVLQEVGDKKIQVIKVVRQLTSLGLKEAKELVESAPAKVLEAVTKEEAQKAQEALQAEGAKVVLQ
- a CDS encoding 50S ribosomal protein L10 — encoded protein: MAISRQEKQALVKEYEENLDSSRAFFLAHYTGLTVGEMERVREAMAREETRVEVLRNRLFLIAAQRAGKEAVGQILDGPTLAVFCLGDPTSPAKTLSGFARDMEGLSVYGGLLGQAVLGAEEFQQLAGLPSREELLAKVVGGLQAPIYGLVSVLGGVLRSMLYVLQARIDQLEGQAS
- a CDS encoding 50S ribosomal protein L1, which produces MSSRGRKYLEAAAKVDGRRAYGVTEALQLVKDTSFTKFDGTVEVHMRLGVDPRHADQQVRGTVVLPHGTGKEVRVLVFAEGEAQRIAEEAGADYVGGDDLVERIQGGWLDFDLAIAVPQMMGKVGRLGRILGPRGLMPNPRVGTVVQPEDLVRVVSEAKRGRVEFRVDRGANLHVAIGNTSFEVEKLRENFAALMAEVIRSRPPAARGQFIRRITVTSTMGPGVKVDVAEAQALV
- the rplK gene encoding 50S ribosomal protein L11, which gives rise to MAKKVMAVVKLQIPAGKATPAPPVGPALGQHGVNIMAFCKEYNARTASMAGAIVPAEITVYQDRSFTFETKSPPASDLLKRAAGVEKGSGDPGGQRVATVTRQQIREIAEAKMRDLNARDLEAAMRQIEGSARSMGFRIEED
- the nusG gene encoding transcription termination/antitermination protein NusG, with the protein product MEDKNREDGWDELGAPEEGNGADAAAPVAAEAEAEAEAEAGPEAEGEAEERPASHWYVVHTYSGYENKVRQNLLHRVESMAAGDLIFDVVVPTEEVVELHQGQRRTVERRIFPGYVLVNMILNDHSWTVVRNTPGVTGFVGSGKDPTPLLEDEVAKIMQRMEAGAPRVRVSFQPGSKVRITDGPFADFIGTVDTIDNDRRKVRVMVNFFGRDTPIELDFLQVEEI
- the secE gene encoding preprotein translocase subunit SecE, translated to MSKTAVRTKRGDGLISRARDYIKETRAEIGRVTWPTREQALRLTGIVLAVTTALAAFLALVDYIFAWYVSRVLALDVIAIGVSLVLAIAGGVWWVTVGRRR